In Parus major isolate Abel chromosome 8, Parus_major1.1, whole genome shotgun sequence, a single window of DNA contains:
- the SEC22B gene encoding vesicle-trafficking protein SEC22b: MVLLTMIARVADGLPLAASMQEDEQSGRDLQQYQSQAKQLFRKLNEQSPTRCTLEAGAMAFHYIIEKGVCYLVLCEAGFPKKLAFAYLEDLHSEFDEQHGKKVPTVSRPYSFIEFDTYIQKTKKLYIDSRARRNLGSINTELQDVQRIMVANIEEVLQRGEALSALDSKANNLSSLSKKYRQDAKYLNMRSTYAKLAAVAVFFIMLIVYVRFWWL, from the exons ATGGTGCTGCTCACGATGATCGCCCGCGTGGCGGACGGGCTCCCCCTCGCCGCCTCCATGCAAGAGGATGAGCAG TCAGGCCGCGACCTGCAGCAGTACCAGAGCCAGGCGAAGCAGCTCTTCCGCAAGCTGAACGAGCAGTCCCCGACCAGATGCACCCTGGAGGCAGGAGCCATGGCTTTCCA CTACATCATCGAGAAAGGAGTGTGTTACCTGGTCCTGTGTGAAGCTGGATTCCCCAAGAAACTGGCCTTTGCATACCTGGAGGACTTACACTCAGAGTTTGATGAGCAGCATGGCAAGAAGGTTCCCACAGTGTCCAGGCCCTATTCCTTCATTGAATTTG ACACCTACATCCAGAAAACCAAGAAGCTCTACATCGATAGCCGGGCGAGGAGGAACCTGGGCTCCATCAACACAGAGCTGCAAGATGTGCAGAGGATTATGGTGGCCAACATCGAGGAGGTCCTGCAGCGAGGAGAGGCCCTGTCAG CTCTTGATTCCAAGGCCAACAACTTGTCCAGTTTGTCCAAGAAGTACCGGCAGGACGCCAAGTACCTGAACATGCGCTCCACGTACGCCAAGCTGGCGGCCGTAGCCGTGTTCTTCATCATGCTGATTGTCTATGTGAGGTTCTGGTGGCTGTGA